In one Streptomyces sp. T12 genomic region, the following are encoded:
- a CDS encoding DUF418 domain-containing protein, with protein sequence MTQIQPPQETPAPQESAPARSRTSPDSAGQTPGGPSMGRLVGVDLARALAVFGMYVVHIGPPLSATHGVGSWVRYIADGHSSVLFATLAGFSLMLIAGRFEPKTGLAGRQAKARIAIRAVILLALGTVMAMEYGGVIILGFYGVYFLLALPLVRLSAGTLAMIAAGLALVMPQLAFVLTTGLSESVQQSINAYDPLRHLSEVGVLDLLLTGFYPALTWMPFVIAGMALGRMDLSAAAVQRRLAAIGAGLVVGAYGLSLLLAGKNALRSMAEDGASSSGSGSASMGSGSMKPQLSFSDLLSAGPHSGTTFDIIGSVGVAILVIVGATVVMDRLPRLRRLAKPVIAVGTMSLTAYVGHFVAQSVLSTPAGTGTQQSWVPLLMYVLGAIVFATVWSRFFRRGPLEHVLNTATKPAKYVR encoded by the coding sequence ATGACACAGATACAGCCGCCCCAGGAGACACCGGCTCCGCAGGAGAGCGCGCCTGCACGGTCCCGAACCTCGCCCGACTCCGCCGGGCAGACCCCCGGCGGTCCCTCGATGGGACGCCTGGTCGGGGTGGACCTGGCCCGCGCGCTGGCGGTGTTCGGCATGTACGTCGTGCACATCGGCCCGCCGCTGTCGGCCACACACGGCGTCGGCAGCTGGGTCCGGTACATCGCGGACGGCCACTCGTCGGTCCTGTTCGCCACCCTCGCCGGGTTCTCGCTGATGCTGATCGCGGGCCGCTTCGAGCCGAAGACCGGCCTGGCGGGCCGGCAGGCGAAGGCCCGGATCGCGATCCGCGCCGTGATCCTCCTGGCGCTGGGCACCGTGATGGCGATGGAGTACGGGGGCGTGATCATCCTCGGCTTCTACGGCGTCTACTTCCTCCTCGCCCTGCCCCTGGTGCGACTGAGCGCGGGGACCCTCGCGATGATCGCGGCGGGGCTCGCGCTCGTCATGCCGCAGCTGGCGTTCGTCCTGACCACGGGGCTGAGCGAATCCGTCCAGCAGAGCATCAACGCCTACGACCCGCTCCGCCACCTCAGCGAGGTGGGAGTGCTCGATCTGCTGCTCACCGGTTTCTACCCGGCGCTCACCTGGATGCCGTTCGTGATCGCCGGCATGGCGCTGGGTCGCATGGACCTGTCGGCGGCCGCCGTCCAGCGGCGCCTGGCGGCGATCGGCGCCGGCCTCGTCGTGGGGGCTTACGGCTTGTCCCTGCTGCTGGCGGGCAAGAACGCGTTGAGGAGCATGGCGGAGGACGGGGCGTCGTCCAGTGGCTCCGGGTCGGCGTCCATGGGCAGTGGGTCCATGAAGCCCCAGCTGTCGTTCTCGGATCTGTTGTCCGCCGGGCCGCACAGCGGCACCACGTTCGACATCATCGGCAGCGTGGGCGTCGCGATCCTCGTGATCGTGGGCGCGACGGTGGTGATGGACCGCCTGCCGCGGCTGCGGCGCCTGGCGAAGCCGGTCATCGCCGTGGGCACCATGTCCCTGACCGCCTACGTCGGCCACTTCGTCGCGCAGTCCGTGCTGTCCACGCCCGCCGGGACAGGGACCCAGCAGTCCTGGGTGCCGCTGCTCATGTACGTCCTCGGGGCGATCGTGTTCGCCACCGTCTGGTCCCGCTTCTTCCGCCGCGGCCCTCTGGAGCACGTGCTCAACACCGCCACCAAGCCCGCCAAGTACGTCCGGTGA
- a CDS encoding poly-gamma-glutamate biosynthesis protein PgsC/CapC: MIPAVVTPQIAAIGIALGLVFSLLCYLTTNLSPGGMITPGWLALTLVDDLRRAAMVAAVAGLTYLLTKLLQRFVILYGKRLFAAVVLTGVLLQAGLSLLLQQQFPLLFAHQALGFIVPGLIAYQLERQPKTATVLSTGAVTFATYVILVSGLLLGALPTK; this comes from the coding sequence TTGATCCCCGCAGTAGTCACCCCGCAGATCGCCGCGATCGGCATCGCCCTCGGTCTGGTCTTCTCCCTCCTGTGCTACCTGACCACGAACCTCTCACCGGGCGGCATGATCACCCCCGGCTGGCTCGCCCTCACCCTCGTCGACGATCTGCGGCGCGCCGCCATGGTCGCGGCCGTGGCAGGCCTGACCTACCTGCTGACCAAGCTGCTGCAGCGCTTCGTCATCCTCTACGGCAAGCGGCTGTTCGCCGCCGTCGTGCTCACCGGTGTCCTGCTCCAGGCCGGGCTCTCCCTGTTGCTCCAACAGCAGTTCCCGCTGCTGTTCGCCCATCAGGCCCTCGGGTTCATCGTCCCCGGTCTCATCGCCTACCAGCTCGAGAGGCAGCCCAAGACAGCGACGGTCCTCTCCACCGGCGCGGTCACCTTCGCCACCTACGTGATCTTGGTTTCCGGGCTGCTGCTGGGCGCCCTGCCCACGAAATGA
- a CDS encoding ABC transporter ATP-binding protein — protein MNTASAPEATGAESLRARETLKALYGYVRPHRWAVALGLLCALAGAAGGLLQPLATKTLVDRLSSGGTIGTVLLAMTVLVLLSMVAEAFGAYVLERTAESVVLAARRSLIGRLLRLRLAEVDRMQPGDLMSRVTSDTTLLRAVSTQAVVSAATGAVTLVAAVVVMAFLDAVLLGVTLGVVAVVGVGAVLVMPKIGQAAERAQAAVGEMSTGLERVFGAFRTVKASGAEERETARVEAAARRAWRHGVRSAKWEAVLGSADNLAVELAFLAVLAVGGARVASGDMPVSTLIAFLLYLFYLMEPVYKLVEAASHYQEGAAAIARIAQVDDLATEKQDRHRSVRPAATPAVRPRPASVRFEEVSFRYGPRLPDIHQRVDFEVPGGGMTAFVGPSGAGKSTVFALVERFYEATGGRVLVDGKDVTKWPLPELRSVIGYVEQDAPVLAGTLRENLVFAAPGATDDDIRAVLARTRLDALVERLPHGLDTPVGHRGTKLSGGERQRVAIARALLRRPRLLLLDEATSQLDAVNELALRDVIAETARETTVLVVAHRLSTVTDADRIVVMDAGTVRAVGTHEELVAKDELYAQLAATQLLTTAGRPRD, from the coding sequence GTGAACACCGCATCCGCCCCGGAGGCGACGGGTGCCGAGTCCCTGCGCGCCCGCGAGACGCTCAAAGCGCTGTACGGGTACGTCCGTCCGCACCGGTGGGCCGTCGCGCTCGGTCTGCTGTGCGCGCTGGCCGGGGCCGCCGGCGGGCTGCTGCAGCCGCTGGCGACGAAGACGCTGGTCGACCGGCTCTCGTCCGGTGGCACGATCGGCACCGTCCTGCTGGCGATGACCGTTCTGGTCCTGCTGAGCATGGTGGCCGAGGCGTTCGGTGCCTATGTGCTGGAACGGACGGCGGAGTCGGTGGTGCTCGCCGCCCGCCGCAGCCTCATCGGACGGTTGCTGCGGCTGCGCCTCGCGGAGGTGGACCGGATGCAGCCGGGCGATCTGATGTCGCGGGTGACCTCCGACACCACGCTGTTGCGGGCGGTCAGTACCCAGGCGGTGGTCTCCGCGGCGACGGGGGCGGTGACACTGGTCGCGGCGGTCGTGGTGATGGCGTTCCTCGATGCCGTCCTTCTGGGCGTCACGCTCGGCGTGGTCGCGGTCGTCGGTGTGGGTGCCGTGCTGGTGATGCCGAAGATCGGGCAGGCCGCCGAGCGTGCGCAGGCGGCTGTCGGGGAGATGTCCACGGGCCTGGAGCGGGTCTTCGGCGCGTTCCGTACGGTGAAGGCGTCCGGCGCCGAGGAGCGGGAGACCGCTCGCGTCGAGGCGGCGGCACGCAGGGCGTGGCGCCACGGCGTGCGCAGCGCGAAGTGGGAGGCCGTGCTGGGCTCGGCGGACAACCTCGCCGTCGAGCTGGCGTTCCTCGCGGTACTCGCCGTCGGCGGGGCGCGGGTGGCGTCCGGCGACATGCCCGTTTCCACGCTGATCGCGTTCCTGCTGTACCTCTTCTACCTGATGGAGCCGGTGTACAAGCTGGTCGAGGCAGCGTCCCACTACCAGGAGGGCGCGGCCGCGATCGCCCGTATCGCGCAGGTGGACGACCTGGCGACAGAGAAGCAGGACCGGCACCGGTCGGTGCGGCCCGCGGCGACCCCGGCGGTGCGGCCGCGTCCGGCGTCGGTTCGCTTCGAGGAGGTGTCCTTCCGGTACGGGCCCCGGCTGCCGGACATCCACCAGCGGGTGGACTTCGAGGTGCCGGGAGGCGGGATGACGGCGTTCGTCGGCCCCTCGGGCGCGGGCAAGTCGACGGTCTTCGCGCTCGTCGAGCGGTTCTACGAAGCGACCGGCGGCCGTGTCCTGGTCGACGGCAAGGACGTGACCAAGTGGCCGCTGCCCGAGCTGCGGTCCGTCATCGGGTACGTCGAGCAGGACGCGCCGGTGCTGGCCGGCACGCTGCGGGAGAACCTGGTCTTCGCCGCGCCCGGCGCGACCGACGACGACATACGCGCGGTCCTCGCCCGAACCAGGCTCGACGCCCTCGTCGAGCGCCTCCCGCACGGCCTGGACACCCCGGTCGGGCACCGCGGCACGAAACTGTCCGGTGGCGAGCGCCAGCGCGTCGCGATCGCCCGCGCGCTGCTGCGCAGGCCCCGGCTGCTGCTCCTTGACGAGGCGACCTCGCAGCTCGACGCCGTCAACGAGCTGGCACTGCGGGACGTCATCGCCGAGACGGCACGCGAGACGACCGTGCTGGTGGTGGCCCACCGCCTGTCGACGGTCACGGACGCCGACCGCATCGTCGTCATGGACGCGGGCACGGTCCGCGCGGTCGGCACTCATGAGGAACTGGTGGCCAAGGACGAGCTGTACGCGCAGCTCGCGGCGACGCAGCTCCTGACCACGGCGGGACGCCCCCGCGACTGA
- a CDS encoding HAMP domain-containing protein, translating to MRPPLAALPVLLALVAGLTVFAVGSDAERGVPEAVLSSQQHIAEDGAVALQGAVDQSVTDLRTAAADFAGSKSVTADGMLTRLNRTYPKWRGTAVVDQSTGRLLAAQGEALPLGKVNLRGLPANPPPRLVRDDSGVTRLLAFATLSQGGRQELLVASQSVKLPGISVGKQHTLNVVDRDGATLTSAGPGSGTEQAKSLAGTAARQAQSRGPSDTAAGGFDGPSGSLVRAADGNTRTAVGYAAVARGLASKESPSSGLGLTVVTTVQTERHGAGTGDLRLALLAAAVLLAFAAGVTAALHMLVQRPVLRLRRDAQRLGSGDLTAPVHVSRFGEPARIGAALEALRLQLRGRGGPSQETVAQPPAKGRVPRGTGKGRRRLGLRTVLVVCAFALLAWPASMLLTLGSTLPHPAAVVPRVISDDQRQRTETTADRVRRGINDGYADLTHLATVIDASRSEEARKVLDRSLEQHGRYRSLYVVDGAGKILARAGDEPRTPTKVRIRPGVRQTNTSGTEPVLAAVAAQPVKGGTAASGRHYVVGEFKVQYLTGILNRPGLGSVWLVDSAHRVIASNKGFVAFGRVSDSRLRAQMKAVRTTKGSTELLLGWRDPAVAAVAPFNDKLGVAGALGWKVASIRPVFWIGLPEYEAQRRIMLVGLLGVTTGALCISWLYLVVVRPLREVAQGAEALAAGNRRTVLYPRYHDEVGSIARSLELTRQRLLRTDTPPVPGSPDGAHTPHTPSTSPSGPGPRS from the coding sequence GTGCGGCCGCCACTGGCGGCCCTGCCGGTTCTGTTGGCGCTCGTCGCGGGCCTGACGGTGTTCGCCGTCGGGAGCGATGCCGAACGCGGCGTTCCCGAGGCCGTCCTCAGCTCCCAGCAGCACATCGCCGAGGACGGGGCGGTCGCGCTGCAGGGCGCCGTCGACCAGAGCGTCACCGATCTGCGGACAGCGGCCGCGGACTTCGCGGGCTCCAAGTCCGTAACGGCGGACGGAATGCTGACCCGCCTCAACCGGACCTACCCCAAGTGGCGCGGTACCGCCGTCGTCGACCAGTCCACCGGTCGGCTGCTCGCCGCGCAGGGCGAGGCCCTACCGCTCGGGAAGGTGAACCTTCGTGGACTGCCGGCGAACCCGCCACCGAGACTGGTGCGGGACGACTCGGGCGTAACCCGGCTGCTGGCCTTTGCGACGCTGTCGCAAGGCGGCAGGCAGGAGTTGCTCGTCGCCTCCCAGAGCGTGAAGCTGCCGGGCATCTCCGTCGGCAAGCAGCACACGCTCAACGTCGTGGACCGTGACGGGGCCACCCTCACCTCGGCCGGGCCGGGATCCGGCACCGAGCAGGCCAAGTCGCTGGCCGGCACCGCCGCCCGCCAGGCGCAGAGCAGGGGACCGTCGGACACCGCCGCCGGCGGCTTCGACGGTCCGAGCGGCAGCCTCGTCCGGGCAGCGGACGGCAACACCCGTACCGCCGTCGGGTACGCCGCAGTGGCTCGGGGGCTTGCCTCGAAGGAGAGTCCGAGCAGCGGACTCGGACTGACGGTCGTCACGACGGTGCAGACCGAGCGCCATGGGGCCGGGACCGGTGACCTGCGTCTCGCCCTCCTCGCCGCGGCCGTGCTCCTGGCCTTCGCGGCCGGGGTCACCGCCGCCCTCCACATGCTGGTGCAGCGGCCTGTGCTGCGGTTGCGCCGCGACGCGCAGAGGCTCGGCTCGGGTGACCTCACGGCTCCCGTCCACGTGTCCCGCTTCGGAGAACCCGCCCGGATCGGCGCCGCACTGGAGGCGCTGCGCCTTCAACTCCGCGGCAGGGGCGGGCCGTCGCAGGAGACGGTCGCGCAGCCACCGGCCAAGGGGCGTGTTCCGCGCGGGACCGGCAAGGGCCGGCGCCGGCTCGGACTGCGCACCGTCCTTGTGGTGTGCGCGTTCGCTCTGCTGGCCTGGCCCGCGTCGATGCTGCTGACGCTCGGCAGCACCTTGCCGCACCCGGCTGCGGTCGTACCGCGGGTGATCTCCGACGACCAGCGGCAACGCACCGAGACGACGGCGGATCGCGTGCGCAGGGGGATCAACGACGGATACGCGGACCTCACCCATCTGGCCACCGTGATCGACGCTTCCCGGTCGGAGGAGGCGCGCAAGGTCCTCGACAGGTCCCTGGAGCAGCACGGCCGGTACCGGTCCCTGTACGTCGTCGACGGCGCCGGCAAGATCCTCGCCCGCGCCGGTGATGAACCCCGTACCCCGACGAAGGTCCGCATCAGGCCCGGGGTCAGGCAGACGAACACCTCCGGCACGGAGCCGGTGCTCGCCGCCGTGGCCGCTCAGCCGGTCAAGGGTGGGACGGCGGCATCCGGACGCCACTATGTCGTGGGCGAGTTCAAGGTCCAGTACCTGACCGGCATCCTCAACCGACCCGGTCTCGGCTCGGTGTGGCTGGTGGACTCCGCGCACCGGGTCATCGCGTCCAACAAGGGGTTCGTGGCCTTCGGGCGGGTCTCCGACAGCCGGCTGCGGGCCCAGATGAAGGCCGTCCGCACGACCAAGGGCTCCACAGAGCTGCTGCTCGGCTGGAGGGATCCTGCGGTCGCCGCCGTGGCGCCGTTCAACGACAAGCTGGGCGTCGCGGGCGCACTCGGCTGGAAGGTCGCCTCGATCAGGCCGGTGTTCTGGATCGGCCTGCCTGAGTACGAGGCACAGCGGCGGATCATGCTCGTCGGTCTGCTGGGGGTGACCACGGGCGCCCTCTGCATCAGCTGGCTGTACCTCGTCGTCGTACGTCCGCTGCGTGAAGTCGCCCAGGGCGCCGAGGCGTTGGCAGCCGGGAACCGCAGAACGGTGCTCTACCCGCGCTACCACGACGAGGTGGGATCCATCGCCCGCAGCCTCGAACTGACCAGACAGCGACTTCTCCGCACCGACACACCGCCCGTGCCCGGTTCCCCGGACGGGGCGCACACCCCGCACACCCCCTCCACTTCCCCGTCAGGCCCCGGTCCCAGGAGCTGA
- a CDS encoding sodium:proton antiporter gives MIFVLIVITTVVAGWSLVAGRLEQRHVRAPLVLVLAGVVTGVFTHSHIAVTLNSQVAQHVAEVILAVLLFVDATELPGGRLFGNDPGSAARALLVALPLSLITMVLLGTLLLPGLPVALLLLIACIVVPTDFAPAETLVRDRRIPSRVRSVLNVESGYNDGIVSPLFLFALILVGTNSVTRTPMQALGTAVPFALKALVAGFVVGALVAWLINLADRAEWMTEQSRRIVVLVTPLLAYTVTTAMDGNGFVASFVCGIAFRYIRQAPVRRRGASAPHASDFQLIEDTNSMMTMCMWFFFGNAVVLAVGEGVHWPTVVLCVAALTVVRILPIMLAFLGSTFTWRERLMVGALGPRGTTSIVFGLLAFNALPDGRYADTALYAMTLVVLGSVLLHGGGSVVIARSLTGPPPSAAGGPGSPGTDEPDSRVVAMQG, from the coding sequence ATGATCTTTGTCCTGATTGTGATCACCACGGTGGTGGCCGGGTGGTCGCTGGTCGCCGGCCGGCTGGAGCAACGGCATGTGCGGGCTCCTCTGGTGCTGGTGCTCGCGGGCGTGGTCACGGGGGTGTTCACCCACAGTCATATCGCTGTCACCCTGAACTCCCAGGTCGCTCAGCATGTGGCCGAGGTCATCCTGGCCGTCCTGCTGTTCGTCGACGCCACCGAGCTGCCGGGCGGGCGACTGTTCGGCAACGACCCCGGCTCCGCCGCGCGGGCCCTGCTGGTGGCCCTGCCGCTGAGCCTGATCACGATGGTCCTGCTGGGAACGCTGCTGTTGCCCGGACTGCCGGTCGCGCTGCTGCTGCTCATCGCGTGCATCGTCGTCCCGACCGACTTCGCTCCGGCCGAGACGCTGGTCCGCGACCGGCGTATCCCGTCGAGGGTGCGCAGCGTGCTCAACGTGGAGAGCGGCTACAACGACGGCATCGTGTCGCCCCTCTTCCTGTTCGCCCTGATCCTCGTCGGCACCAACTCCGTCACCCGAACGCCCATGCAGGCCCTCGGCACGGCCGTGCCGTTCGCGCTGAAGGCCCTCGTGGCCGGCTTCGTGGTGGGGGCGCTGGTGGCGTGGCTGATCAATCTGGCCGACCGCGCCGAGTGGATGACGGAGCAGTCCCGGCGGATCGTCGTGCTGGTCACACCGCTGCTCGCCTACACCGTGACCACGGCGATGGACGGCAACGGTTTCGTGGCCTCGTTCGTGTGCGGGATCGCCTTCCGCTACATCAGGCAGGCACCGGTCCGCCGACGGGGCGCTTCGGCTCCCCACGCCTCGGACTTCCAGCTCATCGAGGACACCAACTCGATGATGACGATGTGCATGTGGTTCTTCTTCGGCAACGCCGTGGTGCTCGCCGTGGGGGAGGGCGTCCACTGGCCCACCGTCGTGCTCTGCGTCGCCGCGCTCACCGTCGTGCGCATCCTTCCGATCATGCTCGCCTTCCTCGGCTCGACGTTCACCTGGCGAGAACGGCTCATGGTCGGCGCGCTCGGACCACGCGGCACCACCTCCATCGTGTTCGGCCTGCTCGCGTTCAACGCTCTGCCGGACGGGCGGTACGCCGACACCGCCCTGTACGCCATGACCCTGGTGGTGCTCGGCAGCGTTCTGCTCCACGGCGGCGGCTCGGTGGTCATCGCCCGGTCCCTGACCGGCCCGCCCCCGTCGGCTGCCGGCGGCCCCGGCTCCCCGGGGACCGACGAGCCGGACTCACGGGTCGTCGCCATGCAGGGTTGA
- the pgsB gene encoding poly-gamma-glutamate synthase PgsB gives MLFLYCVLAACCVGLLVAGIVEQRRHDANLAAIPTRVLVNGIRGKSSITRLCAGALRGSGLVTVAKTTGTAARFIHPDATEEPVYRKFGIANVVEQIGIVRRAAGYRPDVLVMECMAVMPALQEINQSKLIRSTIGVLCNVREDHLAEMGPTLDDVARSLCRSLPEGGVCVTAEKERFHILQEEADARNCELVYADPETVTDEELRGFSWFTFKENVAIALAVAELLGVDRATALKGMYEAPPDPGVLSVERYRTPDGKRLGFANVFAANDPESTLMNINQLLELGAIHRPLHVVINCRPDRVERNGQMGALIPQLDPETVFLIGHPTKSAADAIPAHWTGNVVDLGGDRRDPDRLTTDLLAHLGPDSSLVAIGNIHGQGELFLERLAALAPDHLDPADPSDALTSPGAHHNSSHGASR, from the coding sequence ATGCTCTTCCTGTACTGCGTCCTCGCGGCGTGCTGCGTCGGCCTGCTCGTCGCAGGCATCGTCGAACAGCGCCGCCACGACGCGAATCTCGCCGCCATACCCACCCGAGTGCTGGTCAACGGCATTCGCGGCAAGTCCTCCATCACCCGGCTGTGCGCGGGCGCGCTGCGCGGCAGCGGCCTGGTGACCGTCGCCAAGACCACGGGCACCGCGGCCCGGTTCATCCACCCCGATGCCACCGAGGAGCCGGTCTACCGCAAGTTCGGCATCGCCAACGTCGTGGAGCAGATCGGCATCGTCCGGCGGGCCGCCGGCTACCGGCCCGATGTCCTGGTCATGGAGTGCATGGCCGTCATGCCGGCACTCCAGGAGATCAACCAGTCCAAGCTGATCCGCTCCACCATCGGCGTGCTGTGCAACGTCCGCGAGGACCATCTCGCCGAGATGGGCCCGACGCTGGACGACGTGGCCCGCTCCCTGTGCCGGTCCCTGCCGGAGGGCGGCGTCTGTGTCACCGCCGAGAAGGAGCGCTTCCACATCCTTCAGGAGGAGGCCGACGCCCGGAACTGCGAGCTGGTCTACGCCGACCCGGAAACCGTCACCGACGAGGAACTGCGCGGCTTCAGCTGGTTCACCTTCAAGGAGAACGTCGCCATCGCACTCGCGGTCGCCGAACTGCTCGGCGTCGACCGCGCGACCGCGCTGAAGGGAATGTACGAGGCGCCACCGGACCCGGGTGTGCTGTCCGTCGAGCGGTACCGCACCCCTGACGGAAAGCGGCTGGGCTTCGCGAACGTCTTCGCCGCCAACGACCCCGAGTCGACGCTGATGAACATCAACCAGCTGCTCGAACTGGGCGCGATCCACCGTCCGTTGCACGTCGTCATCAACTGCCGTCCCGACCGTGTGGAGCGCAACGGGCAGATGGGCGCGCTCATCCCCCAGCTCGACCCGGAGACGGTGTTCCTCATCGGCCACCCCACCAAGTCGGCCGCCGACGCCATACCCGCCCACTGGACCGGGAACGTCGTCGATCTCGGCGGCGACCGCCGCGACCCCGACCGGCTCACCACCGATCTGCTGGCTCACCTGGGGCCGGACTCCTCGCTCGTCGCCATCGGCAACATCCACGGCCAGGGCGAACTCTTCCTGGAGCGGCTCGCGGCACTCGCACCCGACCACCTCGACCCCGCCGACCCGAGCGACGCCCTCACATCGCCCGGCGCCCACCACAACTCCTCCCACGGAGCATCCCGTTGA
- a CDS encoding NlpC/P60 family protein has protein sequence MARDPRGTVVATFTDGARTAVLTGPSRTFAEPRTTDAKVVTKSWVRLLPKPWARGAERSGWFRTWLRSRLGSRDPDILATAFDYVAGAPARTTAAGVKYSGAARYTPDTTSGSGRAAQGKPKPRTGSDFYDYLGIPWTFPDAVTRRPEKDRARSVDSSGYVRLVYGYRAKFPLSSRDSAAGSGLQRTPDAIAHGRLGVPVIPLTDRRPAVIQQLQPGDLVFFRTRELPGKRIGHIGVYLGLDTADHPRFISSRKNAGGPTMGDKGGTSRLDGDGYYAQGLRGARRL, from the coding sequence GTGGCACGCGACCCGCGCGGCACCGTCGTCGCCACGTTCACCGACGGCGCCCGTACGGCCGTACTGACCGGGCCCAGCAGGACCTTCGCGGAGCCGCGTACGACGGATGCCAAGGTCGTCACCAAGAGCTGGGTGCGGTTGCTGCCCAAGCCCTGGGCCCGAGGCGCGGAGCGGAGCGGCTGGTTCAGGACCTGGCTCAGGTCCCGGCTCGGCAGCCGCGACCCCGACATCCTCGCCACGGCCTTCGACTACGTCGCCGGTGCCCCGGCCCGGACGACGGCAGCGGGAGTCAAATACAGCGGTGCCGCCCGCTACACACCCGACACCACCAGCGGCTCCGGGCGTGCTGCGCAAGGGAAGCCGAAGCCGCGCACGGGCTCGGACTTCTACGACTACCTGGGCATCCCCTGGACCTTCCCCGACGCGGTCACCCGCCGCCCCGAGAAGGACCGCGCGCGCTCCGTCGACAGCTCCGGCTATGTCCGGCTGGTGTACGGATACCGCGCCAAGTTCCCGCTGAGCAGCCGGGACAGCGCGGCGGGCAGCGGGCTGCAGCGGACCCCCGACGCGATCGCCCACGGGCGGCTCGGCGTACCCGTCATCCCCCTCACCGACCGCCGCCCCGCCGTCATCCAGCAGCTCCAGCCCGGCGACCTGGTCTTCTTCAGAACACGGGAGCTGCCCGGCAAACGGATCGGCCACATCGGTGTCTACCTCGGCCTGGACACCGCCGACCACCCGCGCTTCATCTCCAGCCGGAAGAACGCGGGCGGCCCCACCATGGGTGACAAGGGCGGCACCTCACGGCTCGACGGCGACGGCTACTACGCCCAGGGGCTGCGCGGGGCCCGGCGCCTCTGA